CACTGACAGCGCACAAAGACACACGTTTCAAACAACAATATCATCTTTCATATTGTAAAATAGGGTACCTGTGCATAAATACACTCCAGGTTCACGAGTCTGTTGTTCCAGAAATCAAACTCCACTCTGGGCAGTGGGTTCAGTCCATCCAGGATCGGCTGGGCAGAGTCTTTACTAAGAACCTCTGTCACCTGGTGAGTCCAGTCGATTATCACCGTCTCAAAGGCATGCATCAACTTACTGTCAATGGAGCAAGAGAGCCTGCATTGGGGGAAAGGAGACAATGCACTGTTTATTTTCAACGGTCAATGTATTATGCGATTTGAGACATTAGGGGAGGTGACAGTTTAATACCGGTAGGTGTATTCTGAATCTTCAAGAGCATCTGCGTTTGCTGGTAATGGCAGGAATGTTCTGCCTTTGATTTGACCTCCAACGACGAACACTTCATTCTTCAGTTTGTGTGCATGGCGAGACACATCATCTGAAACCACCCTGGGCCAGCATCTGGTGTTGTCTTTGTTGGTGTGTAGAGGGTAAGCAATCTGGAGAAACACTTGTTAAATTTATGAGCGACCGTTTAATTTATCAATAGCTACAACCAGTCCAATGAGTAccagcacctcaaatgttctagcTACTGCTTGAGCTCCAATTCCTCTTGTAgctagaatattagctcaaaaatATTGTGCAGTTCCTGCACCTAcagtggaagtcggaagtttacatacaccttagccaaatacacttatactcagtttttcacaatttctgccatttaatcctagtaaaaattcccggtcttaggtcagttaggatcagcactttattttaagaatgtgaaatgtcagaataatagtagagagaatgatttatttcagctttaatatctttcatgacattcccagtgggtcagaagtttacatacactcaattagtatttggtagcattgcctttaaattgtttaacgttTCAGGTATCCTTACACAATAaattgtcccattcctcctgacagagctggtgtaactgagtctggttttttaggcctccttgctcacacacgcttcttcagttctgcccaaaaattttctataggattgaggtcaaggctttgtccttaagccatggtgtttatacttgcgtactattgtttgtacagatgaacatgctaccttcagatgtttggaaattgctcccaaggatgaaccagacttgtggaggtctacaatttttaaaatgaggtcttggctgatttcttttgattttcccatgatgtcaagcagaggcagtgagttttttaaatatttgtttaacctttatttaactaggcaagtcagttaagaaccatttATTATTTGCAATAACAGTTTGTTCAGGCAAACTGGTAAGGcaacctgccttgttcaggggcagaacgtcagctcagggatttgatcttgcaactattttggttactcgtccaacgctctaacaactaggctacctgccacacagctagcttagcttgaaggtaggccttgaaatacatccactggtacaccgccaattgactcaaatgatgtcaattagcctatcagaagcttctaaagccatgacatcatttctgtaatttttcaagctgtttaaaagcgcagtcaatttagtgtatgtaaacttctgacccactggaattgtgatacagtgaattataaattaaataacatgtaaacaattgttggaaaaattacttgtgtgatgatgtcctaaccgacttgccaaaactatagtttgttaacaagaaatttgtggagtggttgaaaaacgagttaatgactccaacctaagtgtatgtaaacttccgacttcaactgtaccgtTAAATATAAACCGCCacatacacttgaaacaaatagccaaaccaAAAACTGCAGACAACAATGCTTGCTGCTACTAAAATCTGTGAAATGTAGGCTAAATTGAGAACAGAGTGAAgagcagaaatctcaactagcaagcaagttGCAGAAATGAAAAACGCAAAGGGGGGAGGGAATTGTGTCAGGGGGGGGTTCGGCACCAAcaccggcacctatttcagtccaagtcaagcattAGCTTGTAGACTAGTTGACATTGGGCTAGCTAGGCGGCCTGGCCTAACATTACTCACCCCCTCAATTGCGCCGATTGTAGCGTCCACTGGGGAATTCGCGACGTCTCCAATAAATACATTCTTTATATTGTCTTTTGTAATAACTTCTTTATCTTTCTTGATAAAATATACAGCTTTGTTTTTAATTGTTTGCGGAAACTCAAGGCTGCAAACAAGTTGGGATGCAGCATTTAGAGAAATAACAAGGCTATTGATGTCGGATTTTTCAATGAAGTTGCCGATCAAAGCTCGGGTTTCCTCCCCGGCAATAAACTTCTGCCATTTGTCAGGTTTCAACTTTAGCGCCTTTAAAGTCACGTTCTGTAAAAACACGATCCTCTGATCTTCTCCCTCCATGTTATCATACAGTTTGACAGCCACAGTCAACTATTTGCTAGCTATTCCTTAATGTTCAGTGTACGTTAATCttaccagctaacgttagctaccaaGCTAAACTACAACTGACAAAACGTTGGAAATCAAATGTGAAATACATTCCTCGTGCTCAGTGTTCACCCATTCCTAACGGTTTTTGTTTGGACTGTCAATCAGCGCTAAAGCCTCGAGCTATTGAATGTGGACCCTATCATTGCTGTGCCCATAGGTGGATCTCTATGGCTGTCTCCAATTTCTGTCTTGTGTGGTTAAGTCCAATGGCAAAACATCTCTAAAGTTGTGTGCTAACTTCACCTATCAAGTCAAATATTAAACAAAGAAAGCAAATATGAGATTAACATGAGATTTAATAAATCTGAGATCTGGTTAActgaaatcaaataaataaacatatgaTGGCATAAAGAGGCACAAACCTTTATGATACAAAACAACTTTACAAGAAATTATATGTATTATTGATAAACAAACAAATAATTCAAGCTTGATTTACATTTCATAAACTTAAAACATAAAATTACTGATGAATTtatctgccaatgaaaaacaaaaacacagccCTCCAAAGGGGTCATTGATGACAGAAATGCATCTTATAAGACAACACATTTGTAACAGACAGCATACAACTGTATAATAACACTGTGAAAGGTCTTTATAAAAATGATCCTTCCCTGCAAATTTACTGCTTCTGCAAAAGTACTCATCACAATATCAGAATAAGAGACAGAATATTTCAACCTGAGTAGTGATAGATTTACGATCCTTtgtttccctctccccttcttgatatctttctcccctccctccataccaCCTCCTTCCACATGACTGTGCAGTTGTAGTAACAGAGGTATCAAAACAAGAAACTAAATTAAGAGCAGAACTAACACAGTGATGGCATAACAAGGCTTTCGGCCGAgacagtatttaaaaaaaaaatattgtgccGAATCAGCTCCCATATCTCACCCCCCGGATCACTGACAGGCCAATGTCCCGGAAACATTTAACAAAACAGCAAAGTATCATCTCGACCCGtaaggggagagagcgagagaggaaacACTGGTGGTTTGTTATGGGAACCATTCAGAAAGAGATGATGCTCTGTAGTAATGACAGCACTATGAGAAGAGGTTTATGTAAAGAGGTTAATGGCACCTTTCTCTGTTCATTTTATATCAAAGCAAAATATTGCATGATGTAACTTCCTGTAGAGGGTGCTGAAGGAGGTCCAATCCTCTCTGCATCCTGATCTCCATCCTAAACCCGTGCCCCTTCAAAATCCTTCCCCTCCAGTGTTTGTGTATCTGAAGAATGCAACATGTAATCAATATGATGACAGCTTCCACCTTTCAGATTGTGGGGACATTCTGCTTTCTTATGTACATAATTCTATAGTTCCTTTAGTAATTCCTTTAGTTCAGGTCCATAGACACTAGGCTATAGAGTAGAGTGAGGTCTGCTGCTTCTCCTGCTGAAGTGCTGGAGCCTGGGGCCTTTCTACGGGCTAGTCAGAGCCGACACCTTCTTCTTCCGGGCTGCCACCATCTCATAGAAGGGGTCCCTGCTGATGGCTTTTCTacagggaagaggggggagagcaaTATTGATTTTACATTTGGCTTGGGACTAGAACAGGATCGTACATATCAAGAACAGGACAGGATGGAAATAAGAgaagggttgtgtcccaaatatctctcctttctcccaaagtgtgcacttgttcactttcCTTCATGGATATGAAAGGATATTACTGGTATAAGTCCCCCTAGCCCATGtctacaccaatccaatgcttttaaactTGTGCGGAGTAGTGAATGTGTGTACACTTCAGAAAGAAGAAGAGGTTATTTGGACAGCCAAGATCTCACTTGATGCTGGTGATCCATTCTTCCTTCTCCTCAGCTGTGGGGGCAGAGATTCGATAGAAGGTGTGGTTGCCCTCGACAACGCGTCCGTCCGCCTCGGTCTTACACGCCTTGATCACCTGATCCCTGTGGTCCGGGATGAACAGCTCAAAACAGttctgagagagagcgagagagaaggggggggaggTGTGACAGAGGCTTCTAAAAGGAAACAGGGAGAATGGCAGGAGAACGAGcacaggaaaagagagggagagagagtaactTACTGGTTTCTTAGAGTCGTCCACCTCTCTAATACTAAGATTCTCCAGAGGGATGATACCCCTAGGCTCCTTATCCTGGAGGGAGAGAAGGTTATAGCTCATAATTGATACAAAGGAACCAATGGAGAAAAAGCATGACAGAAAAAGAAACTCACAGTAGTGTACTCAAAGTAGTGTACTCACAGTAGTGTACTCAAAGTAGTACAGGCAGTTGTCTGTGAGGATGAACCATCGTCTCTTCCACGTCTTCACACGCCCTCCTGAGGGGGTTAAAGGTCAGTTCAATCAGGATTCATAGAAGCTAAATGCAAAGATTAAAGTTGCCCCTAGGCACTCCAGACAGATGGCAGCACAGACATCAGCCAGTACCAGGCAGGAGCCTATGGGCgtgttccaggtcatctttaatGCAGTCATGCTTCTCAGAAGGCACATCATGACGACAACAAAGTCGACCATGAACACAATGCAATTAGATGGCATGTTGATTGGATGGTAGGGTTACGTTTAAAGGTTGTTTGCGTTTAGAGGTTGATAACCTTAGGACCTCACAGCATGAGTAACACAGAGCAGATAAAGCACATCTTGCCAACAATTAAATACCATTTCATTCTTTATAATGAAATCATAGTTAACAGTAGATTGTAATTGGACAGAGCGGTGGGCAGTAGGGAAACAGCACCCTGAAGCAAAGCACATACAGGCTGGGGAGGGTAAAGTTTACAATCCAGACATATACATTTACATACCTCCTGGAGACCAAAATCACCCAAACAAAACAAATGAAGAAAAAAGACAAAAGAAACTACATTAAGCCATTAATATTTCTACTAATTTCATACCATAATTAGGCTctattctatactgaacaaaaatattaagacgcaacatgcaacaatttcaacgattttactgagttacagattatataatgaaatcagacaatttaaataaaatatattaggCCGTAAtctttggatttcacatgactggcaggGGCACAGCCCTGGGTGGGCCAGGACCAGCCAATCAGGATGAGTTTctctccacaaaagggctttattacagacataaatactcctcagctcatcagctgtccgggtggctggtctcagacaatcacacaggtgaagaagccggatgtggaggtcctggctggcgtggttacacgctGTTTAATTGCTGTTAcacactgtttaatcagcttctttacATGCCACACctctggtggatggattatcttggcaaaggagaaatgctcactaacagggatattaacacatttgtgcacaacatttgagcgaaataagctttttgtgtatatGGAACATTTATGGGATTTGTTTtctcaactcatgaaacatgggaccaacactttacatccctcaaactcaactctggacctcaaagaCAGTTCCCCTTTATTTTTTCATTATTCCCCTCTaattagggactgatttagacctgggacaccaggtgtgtgcaattaattatcaggtaggaccagcaggctccggacctcgtagggtaagagttgagtacccctgctttacatgttgcattaTATCTTTGTTCAATATATGTATGACTGAGAAGACCAAACTGGAGAGTGTAGGTCTGCATCTGTCCACCAGAGAGCAGTGGCAACATCAATAAAACTGGCTGTCCTGTTCTCCACTTAATGTAAACTGCAAAGTTGACACTTACCTAGTTTGAGTAGCCAGCCCTCCCGGTCAGGGTTgaagaaagtgtgtgtgaggTCGTTCCCATCATCCTCTGGGATCTTAAAGGGTTCGTTCTTTATACTCTCATACAGGTTCTACAAAGAGAGAAGGGaatggaaagaaagagagcgagagggcgagAAAGAGATCACAAGACATTTGATGCAAACACAGAATGGGGGTATACTACAATtgaagctagatctactcagggttttctaaagttaaccagcttcagttagcttcacatttcAGCTCAGGCTTTATCCGTACTACGACGCcgctaactctagcaggcttgtaactgtGCATGCATGTCACAAGTGGCTAGTCGAAAgccaaactcttcattgagacaatgctgaaacatcaagCCATGGGCGAGTCAATGTCACATTTTAATTTGTGCCgaaatcaaaatgaaagaaaagtCATCTAGCAAATTCAGTGTGATATAGGCTTGTTGAAGAGCAGTCTCTTATTACGTATCGTTAATGCTGTCTTTGGTGTGCTTATCATGAGCACcattttttattaaataaaaGTATTAAAAATAGATGCCCcagtacttttgtatactttttagcccgTAGTTCTGTAAAGTAGCACCAAAAGCTGTCTCTGAAAATacaaggggctgaagctcattggctagaactcgAATTGCTAGGGGGCCAGCCCACGTGTGGGGAAATGCAGGGAAAATGGCACGGCACAGCTTCAAACCTGCCCGGGAGCAGGTTAGTTCAGAAGGATTCGTTGCCATAGAAATTGACCTGGCTAAAAGTTGAGCGACTTTCATGGTACCATTTATCCAGAGTTGAACTCAGAACTGACCAAAGTTACCTTGCTAACTCCTCAAACCACATACATAgtatagggctcaggtcctcagccAATCCTAGTATActatggatagagggagggacaggTAAAGGAAAAgggaggggaatagagagagttTGGTAGaaaaacagagggatggagagagtgatggggagagatacagatTGATAGATACCCTGAGTAGATCCTCAGGTAAGTCTCCGCCATCGTTGATTCCTCTGTTCATGGTGGTGAATCTCTGGTGGGAGGGTTTGTCCTTCACATTGGGGTTATGGAGACTGGTGTTCAGCATGATCACAGCAAACGACAACACATAACACGTATCTGGAACACAGAGATGGACGGGgaagttagtgtgtgtgtgtgtgtgtgtgtgtgtgtgtgtgtgtgtgtgtgagcatgcttgcgtatgtgtgtgcatgcaagtgtgtgtgtgcggtggcCTTTCTATACCGCTGTGCTGGAAGACGCCAGGGTTACAGTGACAGTATCTCTGGGCAAACGCCTCCATCATGCGATCGATCTTCTGGGCTTCACCTGGCAACCGGAAACTCCACAGGAACTGTCTGGGGGAGAGGACATGCAAACATAagagagtgtggtgtgtgtgtatggtgagcATATGTGTATGTGTTACCTGAGGGCCTGGACCAGGTTAAGGTCAGTAAACTCATGCAGCTCCACAAAGGCTTGTAGAACCTCAAGATTGAAATCCTctctacagaaacacagaaacagtATGCAGGTGATAAAAGCGACTAGATCAGCGTTGCATTCAGTAGGGAATACTGTAGTTAAACGTTTTGAAACCGAAAAgtagtgtttcttattggacaagttcaatGCGGTTTCTTCATGTTTCATTCCATATCCGAATGTTTCTTGCCAACTGAACAGGACCTAGGTAAGTTAAGGAGATTTATCAGAAAAAAGCTATGAAACCAGAAACATAACCAAATATCATCTAATAGATTCAATCTATAATCTCCTAATCCTTGCCTCCTCTCTGTGGCCAGCACATGTATGTGTCCAGAAAGAAATGGGCCAAATCAATATCACTGAGTTGAGAATGCATTAACCCAGAGTTTCCCAAACCTGGTCCTGGAGCCTCCCCTTGGTGCCAGTTTTGTTTTTTACCCTAGCACTTCACAGCTGTTTCTtgctaaatattttcttaactcttcaggaactgcactgttggttaagggcttgtaagtaagaatttcatggTAATATCTAGActggttgtattcggcgcatgtgacaaataaaagttAGATTTGATacaaataaccaactcattatcaagctttgattatttgagtcagctgagtagtgctagggcaaaaaaacagGAACGAGTTTGGGAATCCTTGCATTAACCCACTTAATAGCTCATCCATCAATCTCTTTCAATGTCTCTcccacactctcactctctttttacTCTCCCGTTTCTCACCTCTCCCCCAGATAGTCTCCGATGGCAGTTTTGTTTAGCCCCTCCCCTTTATAGAGGAACTGGGCGATGTCATCACTGGTGTTCTTCAGCAGACCGCTGTCAATCAAAAACCGGATCCCCTGATTGATTGTACACACAGTCAAATCAGAACACAGAACCACAGCCAGAGCACCAATCACAGAACAGAGTGGGTGATAGAGGCTGGTTTACGATTGGGCTTCACCTTCTTTGGGTCCATGTTGAACTTCTTGCACCCCATGGACACCTGCTTGTTTCTCTGCATGCTTTTCCTACAGACACAACAGTCATTAAGgtggaactgacagtgttttagcaacatgaaatcttattcaaatctgttcatatatACCCCCTGCAAGAATGACacctttttttaaaaacattttctgacaagcaaGTGCTTAAATAATGGTGAGTTTCACGTTTCCATAATTGTTTTgaatgtttgggaatgacgtatagtaaggcatttgtgaaaattctatagcaatatagagtgggaaagcggcCGTGGGTTGGACAATTAGACATTGCAGGTAATAAAACCATCTGTCTCATCCAGGACCGGAGTCCAATCAGATGTACATTAGGCCTTTATGCAAACAAGCCATTTGTCAtacgggcctgccatcattcactttgaactggactgtgtgtttgcaGGCAGTAGCAAAAGGGCGACTTCAGCGCATTACAAtgcattcgccaaaagccacaaaataaaCAAATGGATTACTGCAAATATGTACACTGAACGAAAATATAAAaacccaacatgtaaagttttggtcccactttagctgaaataaaagatcccagaaatgtttcacaCCCTCAAAAGGCTTGTTTCTcagaaatgttgtgcacaaatttgtttgcatccctgttagtgagcatttctcctttgccaagataatccatccacctgacaggtatggcatataaagaagctgattaaacagcatgatcattacagaggtgcaccttgtgcggggacaataaatggcctctctcaaatgtgcagttttgtcacacaacacaatgtcacagatgtcaaTTGTTTATGgcgcgtgcaattggcatgaagactgcaggaatgtccaccagagctgttgccagggaattgaatgttcatttctctaccataaacagCCTCCAACATCTTTTTAGAGAATTAAATCTGTTAACCATGCCATGCCAGCATGGTTAAACATCCACCCCATGAAACTGTtctttgcacaaccaaagaatttctgtacaaactgtcagaaacgtctcagggaagctcatctgcgtgctcaccgtcgatggccactggcacgctggagaagacaaatcaaatgtatttctatagcccttcctacatcagctgatgtcacaaagtgcttacagaaacccagcctaaaaccccaaacagaaagcgaTTCAGATTTAGAAGCACAGTGACTAGGaaaaaaggcaggaacctaggaagaaacctagagaggaaccaggctctgaggggtggccagtcctcttctggctgtgccgggtggagattataacagtacatgttcaagatgttcaaatgttcataaataataataataatcacagtggttgtagagggtgcaacaggtcagtgttagttggcttttcatagccgatcattcagagttcgagacagcaggtgcggtagagagagctcttaacagatgaatcccggtttcaactgtacggGGCAGATAGCGTGTATGGCACCGTGTGggcaagtggtttgctgatgtctgAGACGgtgacggtggggttatggtatgggcaggcataagctacagacaacaaacgcacagagataccatgacgagatcctgaggctcattaacgtgccattcatctgccgccatcacctcacgtCTCAGCATGATAAAAACATGTTGGTCACACAGAAAACAAAATGGCACAAGGATCTGTATACAATTCcttgaagctgaaaatgtcccagttcttccatggcctgcatggcCCCAGACATCACCCATTGAGGTTGTTTAGGATGCTCTgtatcgacatgtacgacagcttgttccagttcccaccaatatccagtaacttcgcaCATCCGTTGAATCAATTCTATGTAAAGGAGATGTGTCGAGCTGCATGAGGCAAGTGGTGgtctggtcacaccagataccaactggttttctgatccacacccctacagtACCTTGTttttaaaaggtatctgtgaccagcagatgcatatctgtattcccagtcatgtgaaatccatagatgatTAGGGcccaatttatttcaattgacagatttttcttacatgaactgtaacaaagtaaatctttgaaattgttgcatgttgcacttatatttttgttcggtgtaaTATCACaagagtcctcttacatttgggaactttacagtcctattgatcaaacaaccatgtaAAAAGTAAGTTCTCTCCCTCACTTATGCCcatcaacaagatcaacaactaatgctaagGGGACATTAGAAAAACCCTCTCAAACATGTTCAGCTAGttgcactgataaacgatggggaatagtagcctgctcgtccttctgcagcttgcctacCTATGTATGATTGTCCAAACCTACGTTTGAATGGGAAATTGCCTGCCTGCCTATTAATTTTGatcaatgccaaatacatttgactgacaactgtgaggattctgtgttatgcactatagcccgttaccatatatgtgattgaatattatctgctgttggcttgtgtggatgcatgtaggtgttatgcaacataacaatgtttcaagtcagctaacagtttcagggccatgggcctttctcatgatggaaaaatacagaataacataaaAACGGACACATACAGAACGTAGTGTAGCAAACCACAGACTGTTTTTTGTTAGAACTCAAACTTAACAATAACAGAAACCAGATATGTGATAACGGTATCTTGGGAATGAGCGCATAGATACTCGACACAGCAAGTTACATTTATCAACTGGAGAGCCCGGGGGCTGGTACCAACTCGTACgacaacaatcaacgataggctgggtgagtctaaaccacgcccagtctctactctgacaggccggctcggaagcaggaactttttctgtcagagtatatttataatatctttgtcaagaacaagtcagttctctgtctgccctgcgaggtgggacagagagcccgtatatacgaaatttgcatttaccacttattgcttagctaataaaaaatacatagtatacaatcggtgactcaatgtcatatttatcctgataccagattagAATTGACGCAACTCTAACACAACTAGCTAAGGGTGCGTTCATAGATTGCCTCTGCCTCCAGTGTGTTCGGAGtcattcgtaaattcagagcattaTCAGATTGAATTTACAGACAGAGTGTGTCGCTCTCCGAGCGTACACTGCACGATTAACACTGGacactggccgaggagtagggttaaTCTGAGCGTTCCTCATAACAGCAGTCAAGaacccaagctaactggcaaaagtttgctagcttgctagctacttccagactcaAACAAAAGAACGCAGCATTCCAGACGATTTACCTTTTTTTGCCCaaatttactgacaccggtcatattcagcTGGTGTCGCGCATTCTTAAATACCTCagtctgcactctggcacactcagacgagtgtAAATTATTCGGAGTAGATAggcagagtgaatttacaaactATGCTAACTAGTTGTTCAAATTCAGTATTTTTggggactaccaagaaatgtattggtgaattatattaaagcattgaactgcatccatctattctccaacaatgccttagtgtacgtcatggaatgttgagtcaaatagaacctttttttttttttttactcttataaagttttttttaacaAACTGGGAATGTTATATTTTTGACTGATAGGATTGTGtaatatctgcaaagtagttaaaacgctgtcagttccacttgaaGTCAGTATAACGCATGCATAGAGCCTTCGAAAACAACTCAAATGGCCTTTGTATTGCTGAGCGATTAACAGAAATGTAGGTTATTTCTAGTTGTTTTTAAAATTGACCGAAGTCAGTTCAATTATTAGaattgcattttttttatttttttatggtgAACTCAATGCGCCGTAGTTTCTCTAGAGTAATTCTCATGTCCGAACTGTGAgatgtagtttccaacaggccaatgttCTACATAACTATCACCTTTTGTGCACTAAACTAACTACAATGATCATACTCCATTGTGCTGTTACTTGTCTGGTCTGggtttcttttacgcctgctagGTAAAAAAATCATGAGCAGGCAGTACCATCATGGGCTTTTATGAAATTGTTTTTATTATGGGTTGTTAAAGCATTCAACCCACAACGCGtcaatgttgttttttaaatgatcGGAACCAAAAATAGAAATTCGTGATTATTTATTAATAATCGAACCAAAACAGACTTCAAAAAGAACGGAATCGCTCAGCACTAGGCCTTTAGAACATTGTAACGCCtttgtaaacttttttttttttttaccggtctcctccccttaatctacactgattgaagtggatttaacaagtgacaaggAATCATAGACCGACCAAGTGAAAgcgttcataatgttttgtacactcagtgtctatGCCCTATAACATGTAGAAAGGGTATATCTATAAGGTGTATAAAAGCTTTATGAATGGTTTACAAAGGCTTTTTAGAGTCTTTAGAGCTCATAATAGAGTTATATTATGCTCTCTAAAGACATCATACATGCAATGAACAGCCCCATTAACCCATTTAAGT
The sequence above is a segment of the Oncorhynchus kisutch isolate 150728-3 linkage group LG25, Okis_V2, whole genome shotgun sequence genome. Coding sequences within it:
- the LOC109889435 gene encoding cytohesin-1 isoform X2, whose amino-acid sequence is MMVLKSADGVVPDDLSPEERQELESIRRRKQELLQDIQRLKGEIAEVTNEIDNLGITDERKSMQRNKQVSMGCKKFNMDPKKGIRFLIDSGLLKNTSDDIAQFLYKGEGLNKTAIGDYLGEREDFNLEVLQAFVELHEFTDLNLVQALRQFLWSFRLPGEAQKIDRMMEAFAQRYCHCNPGVFQHSDTCYVLSFAVIMLNTSLHNPNVKDKPSHQRFTTMNRGINDGGDLPEDLLRNLYESIKNEPFKIPEDDGNDLTHTFFNPDREGWLLKLGGRVKTWKRRWFILTDNCLYYFEYTTDKEPRGIIPLENLSIREVDDSKKPNCFELFIPDHRDQVIKACKTEADGRVVEGNHTFYRISAPTAEEKEEWITSIKKAISRDPFYEMVAARKKKVSALTSP
- the LOC109889435 gene encoding cytohesin-1 isoform X1, whose protein sequence is MMGTVSELCASSFQTFLCPTVRPAATKVPDDLSPEERQELESIRRRKQELLQDIQRLKGEIAEVTNEIDNLGITDERKSMQRNKQVSMGCKKFNMDPKKGIRFLIDSGLLKNTSDDIAQFLYKGEGLNKTAIGDYLGEREDFNLEVLQAFVELHEFTDLNLVQALRQFLWSFRLPGEAQKIDRMMEAFAQRYCHCNPGVFQHSDTCYVLSFAVIMLNTSLHNPNVKDKPSHQRFTTMNRGINDGGDLPEDLLRNLYESIKNEPFKIPEDDGNDLTHTFFNPDREGWLLKLGGRVKTWKRRWFILTDNCLYYFEYTTDKEPRGIIPLENLSIREVDDSKKPNCFELFIPDHRDQVIKACKTEADGRVVEGNHTFYRISAPTAEEKEEWITSIKKAISRDPFYEMVAARKKKVSALTSP
- the LOC109889435 gene encoding cytohesin-1 isoform X3, yielding MQRNKQVSMGCKKFNMDPKKGIRFLIDSGLLKNTSDDIAQFLYKGEGLNKTAIGDYLGEREDFNLEVLQAFVELHEFTDLNLVQALRQFLWSFRLPGEAQKIDRMMEAFAQRYCHCNPGVFQHSDTCYVLSFAVIMLNTSLHNPNVKDKPSHQRFTTMNRGINDGGDLPEDLLRNLYESIKNEPFKIPEDDGNDLTHTFFNPDREGWLLKLGGRVKTWKRRWFILTDNCLYYFEYTTDKEPRGIIPLENLSIREVDDSKKPNCFELFIPDHRDQVIKACKTEADGRVVEGNHTFYRISAPTAEEKEEWITSIKKAISRDPFYEMVAARKKKVSALTSP
- the LOC109889435 gene encoding cytohesin-1 isoform X4, which encodes MQRNKQVSMGCKKFNMDPKKGIRFLIDSGLLKNTSDDIAQFLYKGEGLNKTAIGDYLGEREDFNLEVLQAFVELHEFTDLNLVQALRQFLWSFRLPGEAQKIDRMMEAFAQRYCHCNPGVFQHSDTCYVLSFAVIMLNTSLHNPNVKDKPSHQRFTTMNRGINDGGDLPEDLLRNLYESIKNEPFKIPEDDGNDLTHTFFNPDREGWLLKLGGGRVKTWKRRWFILTDNCLYYFEYTTDKEPRGIIPLENLSIREVDDSKKPNCFELFIPDHRDQVIKACKTEADGRVVEGNHTFYRISAPTAEEKEEWITSIKKAISRDPFYEMVAARKKKVSALTSP